The Candidatus Methylomirabilis sp. nucleotide sequence TGGACAAGATCGTGGCGCACATGGCGGAGATCGGGAATGCGACCCTCCCCATCGCTTCCCTGACGGCCCTCTTCATCGGCGGGGTGCTGGCCCTCCAGAGCGGCTTCCAGCTGGCCAAGCTGGGGGCGGAGGAGAACCTGGGAGGCCTCGTCGGGCTCTCCTTGGTCAAGGAGCTGGGCCCGGTGATGACCTCCCTCCTGGTCGCGGGACGGGTCGGCTCGGCCATGGCCGCCGAGATCGCAGCCATGAGCGTATATGAGGAGATCGACGCGCTCCGGACGCTGGACATTGACCCGGTCCGCTACCTGGTCATGCCTCGGGTGCTGGCCAGCCTCCTGACGCTCCCGGTCCTCACGATCTACGTGGATGTCCTGGGCTGGTTCGGGGGAGCCATGGTGGGCGCCGTGAACCCCCAGATCAACGTCTCGGTTCACACCTTCTTCAACAACCTCCGCCAGTTCATGGAGGTGCGCGATTTCCTGGACGGCCTGGTCAAGGCGATGGTCTTCGGCGTGACCATCGCCATCATCTGCTGCCACGTGGGTCTGCAGACGCGCGGGGGCCCCCGCGAGGTCGGTCGCTCGGTCACCCGGGCCGTGGTCCTCTCCTTCATCTGCATCTTCATCTTTGATTACGTCATCACCCGCCTGCTGATTTAGGGGTACAATGGGCGTCCGGGGAGGGGTCGCAGGGGTGGCGGAGCTGCAGGGCATGGAGACCGCGACGCGCACGACGGGGCCGCCCCCCCGGGGGGTTGGCATCCGGGTCGTGGGGCTCTCGAAGGCCTTCGGCGACGTCCAGGTCCTGCGGGACCTGACCCTGGAGGTCCATCCGGGAGAGACCTTCGTCATCATCGGGCCGAGTGGCTGCGGCAAGACGGTCCTCCTGAAGCACCTCCTGGGCCTCCTCACCCCGGACGCCGGTCAGATCCTCATTGACGGGGCGCCGCTGGCGGCTCCCGGAGAGCCGAAGCGGTACCGGATCGGGATGGTCTTCCAGTCGGCCGCTCTCTTCTCCTCCCTCACCGTAGGCGAGAACGTGGGCCTCTGGCTGAAGGAGCACCGGGTGGCGGATGACGGGGCCATCGAGCGGGTCGTGACGGAGAAGCTCAGCCTGGTCGGCCTGGCCGACAAGAAGCACCTCCTCCCCTCCGAGCTCTCCGGGGGGATGCGCAAGCGGGTGGCCATCGCCCGGGCGCTGGCCACCGACCCGGATCTCATGCTCTACGACGAGCCGACGGCGGAGCTGGACCCGGTGATGACGGACCACATCGCCGAGGCCATCGTGGACCTGAAGCGGCGGTTCCGGATCACCTCGGTGGTGGTGACCCACGACCTGAACATGGGGTGCTACGTGGCGGATCGGATGGGGATGCTCCACGAGGGGCGGTTGGTCGAGGTGGGGACGCCCGAGCAGCTGCGGCGGAGCACGAACCCGGTGGTTCGGGCCTTCATCACGACCCAAACCAAGGGGATGGGAGGAGCCTGAGATGCCCCTGTCGCCGGAGAAGCGGGTCGGGCTGTTCTTCGCCCTGGGGCTGGCCATCTTGCTGGTGGTCATCGAGATGGTGGGGCGGGAGGGGCTCTTCCGCCGGGGCTACCACCTGCGGGCGCGGTTCGACCGCGTCACCGGGCTCCGGGTGGGGGACCCGGTGAAGCTGGCCGGCGTGGACGTGGGGAACGTCTCGAGCCTGGAGACCCTGGAGCGAGAGCGCAAGGTGGAGGTGCTCCTCCGGATCCGCCAGGGGACCGACATCAAGCAGGATGCCACAGGTG carries:
- a CDS encoding ATP-binding cassette domain-containing protein, whose amino-acid sequence is MAELQGMETATRTTGPPPRGVGIRVVGLSKAFGDVQVLRDLTLEVHPGETFVIIGPSGCGKTVLLKHLLGLLTPDAGQILIDGAPLAAPGEPKRYRIGMVFQSAALFSSLTVGENVGLWLKEHRVADDGAIERVVTEKLSLVGLADKKHLLPSELSGGMRKRVAIARALATDPDLMLYDEPTAELDPVMTDHIAEAIVDLKRRFRITSVVVTHDLNMGCYVADRMGMLHEGRLVEVGTPEQLRRSTNPVVRAFITTQTKGMGGA
- a CDS encoding ABC transporter permease, with the protein product MKGVGLLAGTGGVILRFVQTIGEVLILLWQAVRESRAAPRSVDKIVAHMAEIGNATLPIASLTALFIGGVLALQSGFQLAKLGAEENLGGLVGLSLVKELGPVMTSLLVAGRVGSAMAAEIAAMSVYEEIDALRTLDIDPVRYLVMPRVLASLLTLPVLTIYVDVLGWFGGAMVGAVNPQINVSVHTFFNNLRQFMEVRDFLDGLVKAMVFGVTIAIICCHVGLQTRGGPREVGRSVTRAVVLSFICIFIFDYVITRLLI
- a CDS encoding MlaD family protein, with translation MPLSPEKRVGLFFALGLAILLVVIEMVGREGLFRRGYHLRARFDRVTGLRVGDPVKLAGVDVGNVSSLETLERERKVEVLLRIRQGTDIKQDATG